In one window of Camelina sativa cultivar DH55 chromosome 15, Cs, whole genome shotgun sequence DNA:
- the LOC104747204 gene encoding glycine-rich cell wall structural protein 1.8-like isoform X1 yields the protein MNSRSLVVWFLLLTAVFAVTVVASIDDKRQAGENQVENSKSPCKYGNCEQVEEIPFVEAGEVLGGEEEESKYSQGGRGGQGGGSGHGGHQGGGSGQGGYKGGGGGQGGGGQGGQKGGGGQGGGGQGGQKGGGGQGGGGQGGQKGGGGQGGGGQGGQTGGGGQGGQKGGGGQGGGGQGGQKGGGGQGGQKGGGGQGGQKGGGGQGGGGQGGQKGGGGGQGGQKGGGGGQGGQKGGGGGQGGHKGGSGGQGGYGGGGQGGHKGGGGGGGQGGHKGGGGGGGQGGHKGGGGGQGGQKGGGGGQGGSGGGQGGHKGGGGGQGGSGGGQGGYKGGGGGSGRGGSGGGSGRGGGGGGGGM from the exons ATGAATTCGCGATCTCTGGTAGTGTGGTTTCTTTTGTTGACGGCTGTTTTTGCGGTTACAGTGGTTGCTTCCATCGATGACAAAAGACAAG ctGGTGAAAACCAAGTGGAGAACTCAAAGTCGCCATGCAAGTACGGGAATTGTGAACAGGTTGAAGAGATTCCTTTCGTAGAAGCAGGTGAGGTccttggtggagaagaagaagaatccaaatATAGCCAAGGAGGTAGAGGTGGCCAAGGTGGTGGAAGTGGCCATGGAGGACACCAAGGTGGTGGAAGTGGCCAAGGAGGGTATaaaggcggtggtggtggtcaaGGAGGAGGTGGCCAAGGAGGACAAAAGGGCGGAGGTGGTCAAGGAGGAGGTGGCCAAGGAGGACAGAAGGGCGGAGGTGGTCAAGGAGGAGGTGGCCAAGGAGGACAGAAGGGCGGAGGTGGTCAAGGAGGAGGTGGCCAAGGAGGACAAACGGGCGGAGGTGGCCAAGGAGGACAAAAGGGCGGAGGTGGCCAAGGAGGAGGCGGCCAAGGAGGACAAAAGGGCGGAGGTGGCCAAGGAGGACAAAAGGGCGGAGGTGGCCAAGGAGGACAAAAGGGTGGAGGCGGCCAAGGAGGAGGCGGCCAAGGAGGACAAAAGGGCGGTGGAGGCGGCCAAGGAGGACAAAAAGGCGGTGGAGGCGGCCAAGGAGGACAAAAAGGCGGTGGAGGCGGCCAAGGAGGGCACAAAGGTGGTAGTGGCGGCCAAGGCGGGTACGGAGGTGGTGGCCAAGGAGGGCACaaaggtggtggtggaggtggtggcCAAGGAGGGCACaaaggtggtggtggaggtggtggcCAAGGAGGACACAAAGGTGGAGGTGGTGGCCAAGGAGGACAAaaaggaggtggtggtggacaAGGAGGCAGTGGGGGTGGCCAAGGAGGACAcaaaggtggtggtggtggacaaGGAGGCAGTGGGGGTGGCCAAGGAGGATACAAAGGTGGCGGAGGTGGTAGCGGACGAGGAGGAAGTGGAGGCGGTAGTGGCCGTGGAGGAGGTGGAGGCGGTGGGGGGATGTAG
- the LOC104747204 gene encoding glycine-rich cell wall structural protein 1.0-like isoform X4: protein MNSRSLVVWFLLLTAVFAVTVVASIDDKRQAGENQVENSKSPCKYGNCEQVEEIPFVEAGEVLGGEEEESKYSQGGRGGQGGGSGHGGHQGGGSGQGGYKGGGGGQGGGGQGGQKGGGGQGGGGQGGQKGGGGQGGQKGGGGQGGQKGGGGQGGGGQGGQKGGGGGQGGQKGGGGGQGGQKGGGGGQGGHKGGSGGQGGYGGGGQGGHKGGGGGGGQGGHKGGGGGGGQGGHKGGGGGQGGQKGGGGGQGGSGGGQGGHKGGGGGQGGSGGGQGGYKGGGGGSGRGGSGGGSGRGGGGGGGGM, encoded by the exons ATGAATTCGCGATCTCTGGTAGTGTGGTTTCTTTTGTTGACGGCTGTTTTTGCGGTTACAGTGGTTGCTTCCATCGATGACAAAAGACAAG ctGGTGAAAACCAAGTGGAGAACTCAAAGTCGCCATGCAAGTACGGGAATTGTGAACAGGTTGAAGAGATTCCTTTCGTAGAAGCAGGTGAGGTccttggtggagaagaagaagaatccaaatATAGCCAAGGAGGTAGAGGTGGCCAAGGTGGTGGAAGTGGCCATGGAGGACACCAAGGTGGTGGAAGTGGCCAAGGAGGGTATaaaggcggtggtggtggtcaaGGAGGAG GTGGCCAAGGAGGACAAAAGGGCGGAGGTGGCCAAGGAGGAGGCGGCCAAGGAGGACAAAAGGGCGGAGGTGGCCAAGGAGGACAAAAGGGCGGAGGTGGCCAAGGAGGACAAAAGGGTGGAGGCGGCCAAGGAGGAGGCGGCCAAGGAGGACAAAAGGGCGGTGGAGGCGGCCAAGGAGGACAAAAAGGCGGTGGAGGCGGCCAAGGAGGACAAAAAGGCGGTGGAGGCGGCCAAGGAGGGCACAAAGGTGGTAGTGGCGGCCAAGGCGGGTACGGAGGTGGTGGCCAAGGAGGGCACaaaggtggtggtggaggtggtggcCAAGGAGGGCACaaaggtggtggtggaggtggtggcCAAGGAGGACACAAAGGTGGAGGTGGTGGCCAAGGAGGACAAaaaggaggtggtggtggacaAGGAGGCAGTGGGGGTGGCCAAGGAGGACAcaaaggtggtggtggtggacaaGGAGGCAGTGGGGGTGGCCAAGGAGGATACAAAGGTGGCGGAGGTGGTAGCGGACGAGGAGGAAGTGGAGGCGGTAGTGGCCGTGGAGGAGGTGGAGGCGGTGGGGGGATGTAG
- the LOC104747204 gene encoding glycine-rich cell wall structural protein 1.0-like isoform X3: MNSRSLVVWFLLLTAVFAVTVVASIDDKRQAGENQVENSKSPCKYGNCEQVEEIPFVEAGEVLGGEEEESKYSQGGRGGQGGGSGHGGHQGGGSGQGGYKGGGGGQGGGGQGGQKGGGGQGGQKGGGGQGGGGQGGQKGGGGQGGQKGGGGQGGQKGGGGQGGGGQGGQKGGGGGQGGQKGGGGGQGGQKGGGGGQGGHKGGSGGQGGYGGGGQGGHKGGGGGGGQGGHKGGGGGGGQGGHKGGGGGQGGQKGGGGGQGGSGGGQGGHKGGGGGQGGSGGGQGGYKGGGGGSGRGGSGGGSGRGGGGGGGGM, from the exons ATGAATTCGCGATCTCTGGTAGTGTGGTTTCTTTTGTTGACGGCTGTTTTTGCGGTTACAGTGGTTGCTTCCATCGATGACAAAAGACAAG ctGGTGAAAACCAAGTGGAGAACTCAAAGTCGCCATGCAAGTACGGGAATTGTGAACAGGTTGAAGAGATTCCTTTCGTAGAAGCAGGTGAGGTccttggtggagaagaagaagaatccaaatATAGCCAAGGAGGTAGAGGTGGCCAAGGTGGTGGAAGTGGCCATGGAGGACACCAAGGTGGTGGAAGTGGCCAAGGAGGGTATaaaggcggtggtggtggtcaaGGAGGAGGTGGCCAAGGAGGACAAAAGGGCGGAG GTGGCCAAGGAGGACAAAAGGGCGGAGGTGGCCAAGGAGGAGGCGGCCAAGGAGGACAAAAGGGCGGAGGTGGCCAAGGAGGACAAAAGGGCGGAGGTGGCCAAGGAGGACAAAAGGGTGGAGGCGGCCAAGGAGGAGGCGGCCAAGGAGGACAAAAGGGCGGTGGAGGCGGCCAAGGAGGACAAAAAGGCGGTGGAGGCGGCCAAGGAGGACAAAAAGGCGGTGGAGGCGGCCAAGGAGGGCACAAAGGTGGTAGTGGCGGCCAAGGCGGGTACGGAGGTGGTGGCCAAGGAGGGCACaaaggtggtggtggaggtggtggcCAAGGAGGGCACaaaggtggtggtggaggtggtggcCAAGGAGGACACAAAGGTGGAGGTGGTGGCCAAGGAGGACAAaaaggaggtggtggtggacaAGGAGGCAGTGGGGGTGGCCAAGGAGGACAcaaaggtggtggtggtggacaaGGAGGCAGTGGGGGTGGCCAAGGAGGATACAAAGGTGGCGGAGGTGGTAGCGGACGAGGAGGAAGTGGAGGCGGTAGTGGCCGTGGAGGAGGTGGAGGCGGTGGGGGGATGTAG
- the LOC104747204 gene encoding glycine-rich cell wall structural protein 1-like isoform X2 — translation MNSRSLVVWFLLLTAVFAVTVVASIDDKRQAGENQVENSKSPCKYGNCEQVEEIPFVEAGEVLGGEEEESKYSQGGRGGQGGGSGHGGHQGGGSGQGGYKGGGGGQGGGGQGGQKGGGGQGGGGQGGQKGGGGQGGGGQGGQKGGGGQGGGGQGGQTGGGGQGGQKGGGGQGGGGQGGQKGGGGGQGGQKGGGGGQGGQKGGGGGQGGQKGGGGGQGGHKGGSGGQGGYGGGGQGGHKGGGGGGGQGGHKGGGGGGGQGGHKGGGGGQGGQKGGGGGQGGSGGGQGGHKGGGGGQGGSGGGQGGYKGGGGGSGRGGSGGGSGRGGGGGGGGM, via the exons ATGAATTCGCGATCTCTGGTAGTGTGGTTTCTTTTGTTGACGGCTGTTTTTGCGGTTACAGTGGTTGCTTCCATCGATGACAAAAGACAAG ctGGTGAAAACCAAGTGGAGAACTCAAAGTCGCCATGCAAGTACGGGAATTGTGAACAGGTTGAAGAGATTCCTTTCGTAGAAGCAGGTGAGGTccttggtggagaagaagaagaatccaaatATAGCCAAGGAGGTAGAGGTGGCCAAGGTGGTGGAAGTGGCCATGGAGGACACCAAGGTGGTGGAAGTGGCCAAGGAGGGTATaaaggcggtggtggtggtcaaGGAGGAGGTGGCCAAGGAGGACAAAAGGGCGGAGGTGGTCAAGGAGGAGGTGGCCAAGGAGGACAGAAGGGCGGAGGTGGTCAAGGAGGAGGTGGCCAAGGAGGACAGAAGGGCGGAGGTGGTCAAGGAGGAGGTGGCCAAGGAGGACAAACGGGCGGAGGTGGCCAAGGAGGACAAAAGGGCGGAGGTGGCCAAGGAGGAGGCGGCCAAGGAGGACAAAAGGGCGGAG GAGGCGGCCAAGGAGGACAAAAGGGCGGTGGAGGCGGCCAAGGAGGACAAAAAGGCGGTGGAGGCGGCCAAGGAGGACAAAAAGGCGGTGGAGGCGGCCAAGGAGGGCACAAAGGTGGTAGTGGCGGCCAAGGCGGGTACGGAGGTGGTGGCCAAGGAGGGCACaaaggtggtggtggaggtggtggcCAAGGAGGGCACaaaggtggtggtggaggtggtggcCAAGGAGGACACAAAGGTGGAGGTGGTGGCCAAGGAGGACAAaaaggaggtggtggtggacaAGGAGGCAGTGGGGGTGGCCAAGGAGGACAcaaaggtggtggtggtggacaaGGAGGCAGTGGGGGTGGCCAAGGAGGATACAAAGGTGGCGGAGGTGGTAGCGGACGAGGAGGAAGTGGAGGCGGTAGTGGCCGTGGAGGAGGTGGAGGCGGTGGGGGGATGTAG